A region of the Campylobacter cuniculorum DSM 23162 = LMG 24588 genome:
TAGCAATTTTAAAAGCCGTCCCGCAATCTAATTTTTCATTGCTATTTAAAAGTTCTTTCATAGCAGCTACAATTTCTTTATTTTTCAATTCTAAATTCCCCGCTGTAAATATTAATCTTATCTCCTCTTGCAAAACCACAAAGTGTGAGATTAAATTTTCTAGCAATCATGACGCCTAAACAAGTTGGAGCTGTCCTTGAAACAATAACAGGAATTTTATGCATCACTGCCTTTGCGACCATTTCAGAGCTTAATCTCCCGCTAAGCATTAAAAAGCATCGACTTAAATCCACACAAGCAAGTCTTGCCTTACCCAAAGCCTTATCTATGGTATTATGTTGAGCTATATCTTCACCTATAAAAAAGGTTTTTTCATCAACGAAAAGTTTAGCTGTATGCACACAACCTGTTTTTTCATACAATTGGCATTGAGTATAAAATTCACTCATTTGTTTTAAAATTTGCCCTTTTTTAAAATGAATTGGGGAGTCAATTTTCGTTGCTTCAATGCTTTGTGGGTCAATATTTGCACTATGTGCTCTCCCACAACCGCTAATGACCACTCCAGAGGCATTGAGTTTGGCTAAATTTTCTTCATCAATTTTAGCTCTAATATGCACACTCATTCCATCATTTTGACTTTCAATGCTTTGTATATCTTTAACACTCGCAATGATATTTTCACTCATCAAATACCCAACAGCTAAAGCTTGTTCATCAATAGGCGTTGCCATTAAAGCACCGACACTTTTTTCATTGACAAAAATTTCAAGTTTGATTTCACGCACTAAAGTATCATCACAAATAAAGGATTCATCGCCCTTAAATTTAAGAATTTCAGTTGTCCATAAAGCTTCCATTTTATAAATACCTCTTGCAAAATCATACTAAAACATCACAAATTGCAAATTAACCAAGATCTTAATCAAGGCTCATTTGCATGAAGTTTTGTGGATTAATCTTAGAGTAAAAATTTTCAAAAATTAAATTTTTACTCCAGCTTCATAAGAAAAATTTGGCTTAATTTTATTTTTCTCGCTCAATTCTTTATACCAATAACTATGAAGTATATAAACTTCCTCTTCTTCTTTGTATCCGCTTACCATAGAATGGATGCTTCCTTTAATTGCAAACACAGCCATATAAATATGTATGCCAAAGAAGACAGCACAGATAATGCCTAAGAAATTATGAATGATGGCACAAATTCTTAAAAGTTCAATTTGAGTTAAACTAAATAAATTTTGAATGGCGGTGGAATTAAAATCAAGAAAATACATAAATCCTCCCGTAATAATCATAATCAAACCACCAAAAACAGCGATATAATACCAAGATTTTTGCCCAAAATTAAATTTTCCCGCAGGAATAGGACGTTTGATTTTGCTTAAATATCCACCCACTATCATAATCCAACGCAAATCATAACTTGCAGGAAGCATTCTTTTAATCCACCACAAAAACATAGGAATGATTGAAAGGATGAATAAAATTGTTGCAAAAACATGTAAATTTTTACAAACTCTGACAAAAATTCCTCCACCAAAATAAGAACCAAACATCATAATAAAGCCTGTTGGAACTAAAATCACCCAAGAAAGTGCTGCTATAAAGTGAAAACTTCTCTCAAATAAAGTGAAGGCATAAATTTTCTTTCCTGCGTGAGAAAACTGCTTAGGACCTATGACCATATAATGAAGGGCAAAGGCTGCTAAAACAGCAATGAGCGAAACAAGTGCGATTGTAGCAATATACTCTCCTTGCAAACTTGTCCAAAGTTTTCCAAAATTCTGATAATTTTCTATATTTGTAATACGATGAAAATCCCAAATTTGCGTATCTTGTCCCATACGCTCTTGACCATAAGCAAATAAATTCACAAAGCTTAATACCATTAAAAATAATTTTTTCATAATCTTTCCTTTCCGATATAGGCGATTTTCCATTCTATGCTTTGCGAAGGCGAGGCTATGCCGTATTGACGATTTTGCAGACGATTCTCATAAATTTGCTCAATTTTAGAACTCTCTCCAACAAGTAAAGCCTTCGTGGAACACATTGCAGCACAAACAGGGACTTTGCCTTCTGCAATGCGATTTTGTCCATAAAGCTCTCTTTCTTTTTCTGAATTTGTCGGTGCAGGACCTCCTGCACACATTGTGCATTTATCCATAATGCCCTTATTGCCAAATACACTATCTTTAGGAAATTGCGGAGCTCCAAAAGGACAAGCATATAAACAATATCCACAACCTATACAAATTTCTTTATCGTGCAAAACTATACCATCGGCTCGTATATAAAAACAATCCACAGGACATACAATAGCACAAGGTGCATCATCGCAGTGCATACAAGAGATAGAAGTTGAGACCTCTTTGCCTTGAACTCCTTCATTAAGAGTAATCACGCGTCTGCGACGAATGTGAATCGGTAGTTCATGGGCTTCATCACAAGCAACTGCACAACCATTACAATCAATACAACGTTCATTATCACAGAAAAATTTTAATCGCTCTTTTTCTAAATTTGCAAAATCTATCTTACTCATACTCCATCCTTACTAATCCTGCAAAGTCCGCCTTTGGTTTCTGGGATTTGACATACTATATCATAACCATAATTTGTAACGGTATTTGCACTTTCTCCACTTGCATAGGGCTTTGTTCCCTTTGGAAAATTATGTGTTAAATCCACACCTTGCATCACCCCCGTAAAATGAAAGGGTAAGAAAACCATATCTTTAGCGACACCATTATTAATCTTGACCCTAACTTTAATTTTTGTATGTTCAGGAGAATGTATCCAAATCATATCTCCACCTTTAATGTCAAGACTTAAAGCAAGTTCTTCATTTAATTCACAAAACATTTCAGGCGTTAGTCTTGTCAAATACATTGAAGCACGATTTTCCATACCTGCACCATTTAAATTCACCAAACGTCCCGTAACTAAATTTAAAGGATATTCTTTAGAATAATCCTTAGCTTGTTGTATGGAAATGAACCGAGTATCCACACGATATTGAGCTTTTTGGTCTTCAAAAGTTGGGTATTTTGCAACCAAATCTGCCCTTGGAGAATGCAAAGGCTCTCTGTGAAGCGGAATTTTATCTTTAAAATTCCAAACCACAGCTCTAGCCTTAGCATTTCCATAAGGCACTATACCTTTTTGCATACATTTATCCGCAATGATATTGCTATCATCATAAGCCCAGCTTGCTCCCATCCGTGCTTTTTCTTCATCGCTTAAAGTGATGCCTAAAATTTTTTCGATATTTTCTTTAGTGATTTGCGGGTAGCCCGTATTTATAGGCGAATTTAAAGGCGCATTTTTGGCTAATAAATTCTCACCTTCATATTCTAAACCAAAATTATTTCTAAAACCCATACCGCCTTTTGCAACTTCAATATCTGTATTGTAAAGCACAGGAGTTCCCGGATGTTTTTCATTCCAACAAGGCCAAGGAAGTCCATAATACTCCCCTGCGAGTTCTCCCTTGCCTTCTAAAGTTACTTCATCAAATTGATCCCAATTTAAAGTGTGTTTTTTAAGCCTTTCAGGGCTCCAACCATTAAGCCCTATACTACGAATGGCTCTTGCAAATTCTCTTGTCGCGTTTTCAGGCCAAACAAGTTCCCCTTTTTCGTCTCTTAAGGTTTGAGTGAATTTCTCATAAAAACCTAATCTTTTAGCAAGTTCAAATAAAATTTCTTGATCCTCCTTGCTTTCATAGAGTGGCTCTATAATCTTAAATCTCCATTGTCCGCTTCGATTTGTGGCGGTTACACTTCCGCTGGTTTCAAATTGAGTCGCTGCAGGTAAGAGATAAATTCCATCTTTTCTTTCTGCAATAACCCCCGCTTCATTTACAAAAGGATCGACTAAAACTAAAAGTTCTAAAGCTTCTAAACCCTCCTTAACCTTAGCTTGTTGAGCGGTTGAAGTGATGCCATTTCCTAAAACGATTAAAGCTTTTAGAGCTGTTCCTGCATTATCCACCTTATCGTTTCCATCTTTGCCATTAAGAGCTGCAGCCCACCATCTAGCAAGACTTAGTCCGGTTTTATGCATCCAATCTTTACTGACAAAATTTCCTAAGAGCCACTCATATTCAACGCCCCAAATTTTTGCATAATACCTCCAAGTTGCTTCATTTAAAGCATAATAACCCGGTAAATTTTCACTCAAACACGCCATATCTGAAGCACCTTGAACATTATCGTGCCCTCTTAAAATATTCACACCACCGCCAAATTTTCCTATATTTCCTAAAACCATTTGCACAATAGGTGCTAAACGCGTATTTGAAGTTCCAATGGAATGCTGTGTTAAGCCCATAGCCCAAACAAGGGTGCTCGGTTTGTTTTTAGCCACCTCGTAAGTGATTTGATAAAGCAATTCTTTTGAAATTCCCGTTACATCTTCAACAAGTTCAGCCGTCCATTTTGCAGCCTCTTCTCTAATCTTATCAATCCCAAAAACTCTCTCATCGATGTATTGAGTATCCTCCAAACCCTCATCAAAAATAATTTTTAGCATTCCATACATAAAAGCTATATCTGTTCCGGGTCGAATTTGTGCGTAAATATCAGCCTTTGCTGCACTTTTTGTAAATCTTGGATCCACAACAATAATCTTAGCTCCCTTTTCTTTAGCCTTTAAAAAATGTCTAAAGCCCACAGGGTGATTCACAGCTGGATTTGAACCTATGATAAAGATGCATTTACTTCTTTGTATATCACCAAGATGGTTTGTCATAGCACCATAACCAAATGTATTCGCCACACCGGCGACTGTTGCACTATGTCAAATTCGAGCTTGATGATCTACATTATTTGTGCCAAAAAATGCTCCAAATTTTCTTATGTAATATGCTTGTTCATTGCTTAATTTCGCAGAACCTAAAAACATAACGCTTTCAGGATTTTCTTTGCGATATGCAGCAAGTTTTTCTCCAATTTCATCAAGAGCTTGTTCGTAAGTGATACGTTTCCATTCCCCATTTTCTTTTTTCATAGGATATTTTAAACGCACGTGAGAACGCACCATATCAATCATATCCGAACCCTTGCAACAATGCCCACCAAAACTTACAGGATGATCTTGTGCAACCTCTTGACGCACCCAAACTCCATTTTGCACTTCTGCGATAATCCCACAACCTACAGAACACGCAGTACAAACACTTTTAACCTTTTTACTTCCCTCAAACGCTTCTTTTAGCTCATCCTCTCTTGCCTCTCTTAAAATTTCACTGCGTCCGAGTAAAGGTGTCGCCAAACCCGAAAGTGCAGCCATTTTTAAAAAAGAACGACGAGCAAGTTTGATATTTTCTTTTATATTTGACATTATTGAGCCTTTATATAGTATTTTTCCCAATTTGCACTTCTTTGAAAAAGCACTTCTTTTTTCTTGCTTTTACCCTTGATTAAATCTTTTTTTTCTTCCTTACCCAAAGCTAAAGTGCTAAGTGCTGAAGCACCTGCAAGGGCTAAGGCAGATTTTTTAAGAAATTCTCTGCGATTTTTCACGATTCCTCCTTTGTTTGTTTGCTTCTCTTCTTAAGAATTCTGAACGCGATAAGTCATTTTGAACTTTTTTAGTATGAGACTTTAAAGGTTTATTAAGCTCAAAACAAAATCGTTCAAATTCTATAAATTTTATAGCTATATTAGAAATTTCTTTATAGAGTTTAGAATTTTTATGGGTTAAAACAAGTTCTAAAAACTCATCTATACCCTTGTTGATAACATTTTCAAAAAGCTCTTTGGCAAGCCCGGACTCATCAATTCTTAAAAATTCACTCATCAATAAAAAACAAAAACCTATGCTATCCTCGCTTTCTTTAAAAAGCATTTCATTGCGTCTTATTTTACTCTTCATCAAAATTTGTCTTACGCAAAGCAAGGCTTTTGAATTTTCAAAGCCCTCTTCAATATAAGAAAAAGTCGTAGGAATAGCGTCTTTAAGGCTTAAAAAAAGGTTTTCATATTCTTGACTTAAACATTGCGTAGAATTTAAATCTTTCAAATTTTCAAGTAAAATATCGAAATTTTGAGCTAAATTTTCATCAAAAAGACATTCTCTCATCAAGCTTAAGTATTTTTTTATATTCTTAAATCTCTCTTGAGAAAATGAGAAGGTAAAAAATTCTCCTAAACATTGATAATAAAGACTTCTAGCTGATTTTAATTCTTCTAAATTCATCCGCTCACCTCAATGCATTTTCAAGCTCTTTGATATATTATGCAAAACAAACTTAATATATGCTCTAAAACTTCATAAAACTAAATTCTATGATATTATTATTTGATTTAAAATAAACTGAATTTTTGTGTATTTTTTAAGATATAATAAATCTTAAATACCTTAAAATAGTCATTTAATTGTTTTTAAAGATTGATTTTTTTAAAAAAATAAAAATCAATAAAGCTCTGTAAAAAAATCATTTTATGTAATATATAAATAATATTAAAATCCATTAAATCACTATAAAACTAAGTTTTTCCAAATCGTATTAAAATGAGTAAAAATACTAAAATTATGCTTTATTTTTTTATTAAATTTTAAACAGAAAATTTTTTAATCCATTCATAATTTACTTTATTTCAAAAAGCTTTATAAAAATCTTAAATAAAGCTTTAATTTCTCCTTGCATAATCCTCATAAGAAAATTGTTTTATCAATTCAAGCTCACCTTTTTGATTTAAAAGCATTAAATTTGGGAGTTTTACTCCATTAAAAGTTGTATTTTTGACGATAGAATAATGAATTTGATCTAAAAATACAATTTTATCGCCGATTTGAAGCTCTTCTTTAAAAGCATATTCACCCATAATATCACC
Encoded here:
- a CDS encoding TorD/DmsD family molecular chaperone — translated: MNLEELKSARSLYYQCLGEFFTFSFSQERFKNIKKYLSLMRECLFDENLAQNFDILLENLKDLNSTQCLSQEYENLFLSLKDAIPTTFSYIEEGFENSKALLCVRQILMKSKIRRNEMLFKESEDSIGFCFLLMSEFLRIDESGLAKELFENVINKGIDEFLELVLTHKNSKLYKEISNIAIKFIEFERFCFELNKPLKSHTKKVQNDLSRSEFLRREANKQRRNREKSQRIS
- a CDS encoding twin-arginine translocation signal domain-containing protein; translation: MKNRREFLKKSALALAGASALSTLALGKEEKKDLIKGKSKKKEVLFQRSANWEKYYIKAQ
- the fdh3B gene encoding formate dehydrogenase FDH3 subunit beta — encoded protein: MSKIDFANLEKERLKFFCDNERCIDCNGCAVACDEAHELPIHIRRRRVITLNEGVQGKEVSTSISCMHCDDAPCAIVCPVDCFYIRADGIVLHDKEICIGCGYCLYACPFGAPQFPKDSVFGNKGIMDKCTMCAGGPAPTNSEKERELYGQNRIAEGKVPVCAAMCSTKALLVGESSKIEQIYENRLQNRQYGIASPSQSIEWKIAYIGKERL
- the fdhD gene encoding formate dehydrogenase accessory sulfurtransferase FdhD; the protein is MEALWTTEILKFKGDESFICDDTLVREIKLEIFVNEKSVGALMATPIDEQALAVGYLMSENIIASVKDIQSIESQNDGMSVHIRAKIDEENLAKLNASGVVISGCGRAHSANIDPQSIEATKIDSPIHFKKGQILKQMSEFYTQCQLYEKTGCVHTAKLFVDEKTFFIGEDIAQHNTIDKALGKARLACVDLSRCFLMLSGRLSSEMVAKAVMHKIPVIVSRTAPTCLGVMIARKFNLTLCGFARGDKINIYSGEFRIEK
- a CDS encoding formate dehydrogenase subunit gamma, whose product is MKKLFLMVLSFVNLFAYGQERMGQDTQIWDFHRITNIENYQNFGKLWTSLQGEYIATIALVSLIAVLAAFALHYMVIGPKQFSHAGKKIYAFTLFERSFHFIAALSWVILVPTGFIMMFGSYFGGGIFVRVCKNLHVFATILFILSIIPMFLWWIKRMLPASYDLRWIMIVGGYLSKIKRPIPAGKFNFGQKSWYYIAVFGGLIMIITGGFMYFLDFNSTAIQNLFSLTQIELLRICAIIHNFLGIICAVFFGIHIYMAVFAIKGSIHSMVSGYKEEEEVYILHSYWYKELSEKNKIKPNFSYEAGVKI
- a CDS encoding molybdopterin-dependent oxidoreductase, giving the protein MSNIKENIKLARRSFLKMAALSGLATPLLGRSEILREAREDELKEAFEGSKKVKSVCTACSVGCGIIAEVQNGVWVRQEVAQDHPVSFGGHCCKGSDMIDMVRSHVRLKYPMKKENGEWKRITYEQALDEIGEKLAAYRKENPESVMFLGSAKLSNEQAYYIRKFGAFFGTNNVDHQARIUHSATVAGVANTFGYGAMTNHLGDIQRSKCIFIIGSNPAVNHPVGFRHFLKAKEKGAKIIVVDPRFTKSAAKADIYAQIRPGTDIAFMYGMLKIIFDEGLEDTQYIDERVFGIDKIREEAAKWTAELVEDVTGISKELLYQITYEVAKNKPSTLVWAMGLTQHSIGTSNTRLAPIVQMVLGNIGKFGGGVNILRGHDNVQGASDMACLSENLPGYYALNEATWRYYAKIWGVEYEWLLGNFVSKDWMHKTGLSLARWWAAALNGKDGNDKVDNAGTALKALIVLGNGITSTAQQAKVKEGLEALELLVLVDPFVNEAGVIAERKDGIYLLPAATQFETSGSVTATNRSGQWRFKIIEPLYESKEDQEILFELAKRLGFYEKFTQTLRDEKGELVWPENATREFARAIRSIGLNGWSPERLKKHTLNWDQFDEVTLEGKGELAGEYYGLPWPCWNEKHPGTPVLYNTDIEVAKGGMGFRNNFGLEYEGENLLAKNAPLNSPINTGYPQITKENIEKILGITLSDEEKARMGASWAYDDSNIIADKCMQKGIVPYGNAKARAVVWNFKDKIPLHREPLHSPRADLVAKYPTFEDQKAQYRVDTRFISIQQAKDYSKEYPLNLVTGRLVNLNGAGMENRASMYLTRLTPEMFCELNEELALSLDIKGGDMIWIHSPEHTKIKVRVKINNGVAKDMVFLPFHFTGVMQGVDLTHNFPKGTKPYASGESANTVTNYGYDIVCQIPETKGGLCRISKDGV